In the genome of Hirundo rustica isolate bHirRus1 chromosome 23, bHirRus1.pri.v3, whole genome shotgun sequence, the window ctgagctggaggggCTTTTGCCGGGTGCTGCATTTGGAGCCGGCTGCCTCCCAGCCCAGGTGGGTGCTGCCGTCCCGTGgtgggaagagaggaggaaagggaaataaagagcaaaaaaagCCGGAGCGGTCAAGGCGTCGCTGTCACGGCGATGGTGACATTAACTGGTGGGTCATCGGTGGTGCCCGGTGCCGCCGAGAGAGGCTCTgcaagggctgggagagccacCGGGTGGGTGCTGTGTCAGCAGCCTGGGGCGGGTGGCtcagccctcagctctcccGTTACCTGCTGCCGTGCTGGGGACGGACGGGTCTCCCTGTGCCGGTGTCGTGCCGGGGACGGACGAGTCTCGCTGTGCTGGccctgcttcctcctccccgCCTGCGGCTGCTTCAGCATCCTCCGCCGTGCCCACGGGCTCCTGTGCGCCCGGCGCGGCCCTGGGGGCAGGACGCGGGGTGTCGCCGGTGCCCGGGCACGGCAGCAGCGGGGCGGAGGGGTCTGGGCACTCACGTGCGGAAGAGCAGGTCgtgcagccctggggacacacagggggtGAGCTGTGGGTGTCGGGGCTGAGCCGTGGCCCCCGAGGagcccccgcggccccggcacTCACGCGGGAGGGCGTCCCGGTGGCGGGCGAGGCAGTGCACGGCCAGGAGAGATGCGGCGGTGGCCACCAGCATCCCTGCCACCGCCGCCCCCGTCACCGCCGGGTAGGCCTCGAAGGGAGGCTCGGCTGGAAGAGAGCAGAGGGAACATAGCAAGGCCGGGCAGAGCCCGGACAGGCCAGGCAGGGTGCGAGCCCGTGCCTGAAACCTTACTGACGGCTGCTCGCACTCGGCTCCTCAGCTGCGCCGGGATGGAAACGCTGCCCTTCTCCACTCAACCCTCGCCGTGCCCCCAcggagcagcagcccctgcccgctTCACCTGGCGTCTGCACCTCGGAGGGGTGCCCGGCCGTGCGGTGGTTGACGGCCAGGACGCGGAAAGCATAGAGCACCGCGGGGTCCAGCCCCCCGAGCCGCCGGTCGCGGGAGTGCGGCTCGATGTCGCCGGCGGCTGtttcccaggggctggggggctccCGGAGGGGCTTCTTGGTTTGACGCCGCTGCACCACGAAGCCGGTGAGGTTACCGGCGCCCTGCGTCCGCCACTCCAGCCGCACCTCGGTGCGGGCCCGCGTGTAGCGCAGCTTGCTGATGGTGACGTTGGGCGGGGCCGGGTACCCTGCGGAGAGACGGCAGCCGGCAGGAAGGGGCTCGATGCCCCCGGCCCACCCCTGCCGCCCGTCCCGGGACTCACGGTCCACGCGGAGGCGGACGGggaggctggcagtgcccacgGCATTGGTCGCGGTGCAGCGGTAGATCCCGCTGTCCCCCGGCCACTCGGCGTCCCGGACGGTGAGGTTGACCCAcgcttctccctgctccagccggTACTTGGCCGGCCCCGGCGTCACCTCGCGCTCCTTTGGGTCGTACCAAGCCAGCGCGGCGCCGAGACCGGCGCCGCTGCCGCGTTGCCGGCAAGCGAGCTGCGCCTCGCCGCCCTCCAGCACCGCCACCTCGCTCTCCGCCTCCAGCTCGGGGACCTCTACTCGGCGACAAGGAGGGGACGGTTCCGGCAGGGACGTGCCGACCCGCCGTGGCACGGGTGGAGGGGACGGGTCCGGCTTACCCAGCCGCAGGCGGCACTCGGCGGCAGCGGCCCGCAGCGGGTGCGCGGCCACGCAGACGAACTCCCGGCCCCCCAGGCTGCCGTCGGTGCTCAGCACCAGCACGGCCGTGGAGGCTGCGGGGTCGCCCAAGGTCCGGCCCGCGGCGTCCCGCCAGCGCAGGGTGACGAGCGGCGTGCCCCCCTCCCAGCGGCACCGCAGCATCACGTACTCGTCACCCTTGGTGGCCGCCGCCGCGCAGGTGGGGCTGCCGGACGGGACCCCTGCGGGATGGAGCGGCGTCAGAGTGGGGCGCTGCCAGGCCGTGCCGAAGCACCCCCAAAAAGGTGATACATCCCCCCCACACCCCAGGGAAAGGGGGGGGTGTTGGCCACAGCGTCCCCCGTTTTGGAGCAAGCTGGAGGTGCTGAAAGGTCCCGGGAAAGGCGGCAGCACCCTGGAGTGCCCATCCCGTGGTTTGGCCGCGGCACGGGGGcattgcagctctgctgtgacaccAGGGGGTCAGAAAGGGGCTTGCGGGGCAGAATGTCACTCACACAGGGTGGTCCCACATGCAGCCCCCAGTGGCAGCGCGGGGTGGGAggccaggcaggagaaggagctgccGTTCCTGGTGGCTGCCCCTGACTGGATCCTGGTGGCCATGGAAAAACTGGATCCCATCaacccctcttcctcctcctcctcctcctgggggCCCACCCAGCGCAGCCGGGCCAGGGGGAAGCCCCCCAGCCAGCGGCACCGCAGGGCCACATCCCGCTGATCCTCGgaggccagggcagagcagctggggctcccGGCTGGTGGATCTGCTGGAGATCATCAGCACTGGGGGAGAGTGTGGgttcccccccagccccacctcgAACTGcccctcccacccccatccTCACCAGGGAGCTGCGCTGGTCCGTCTCACCCCGTGGGGACCCACGGGCCCCCCTCTGGGGTTACTTACAGTAGACAGTGAGGACAATGGTGGCCTGGGTGCGGGTCTGCAGGTGGCTGTTCTCGGCCAGGCAGGTGTATGTGCCCGCCTGGGCGCGGGCGATGGCAGTGATGGCGTAGGTCTGGCCCACGTGCACCTGGGACCCGTTGTGCAGCCAGACGTAGCGGCTGGGGGGGTTGGAGGGAGCCAGGCAGCTCAGCACCACGTCCTCGCGCTCGCCCGCGGAGAAGCCCCCCTGTTCAGGGGAGAAGGGCTCCACGCGGATGGCCGGCTCGTCAGGGCCATCTGTGGGGACACCAGGCCCTTTAGACAGGGATGTCCCCACTGAGGGGACAAGGCCCTCCCTGGGTCTTCCTCCGCTGGTGGGAAGCAGGGCAGCAAAGCCCCCTTAGAAAGGCTGCACCACGGGGGCTGTGGGCACACCGTGATGCACAGCGGCCACGGATCCATCGTGGTGGTAGCGCTCACATGGCCACGGTGGCTGGAGAGGAATTATGCTGCTGGGGTGTATGATGGCCACGAACAAAGCAACAGCAAGCCGTACCGTGGTGGCCATAGAGACATGGTGGCATCACGGTGGTAGGATACATGGTGTGCATGGGTGTTCCATGACAGCTATGGACATACCACGGTGGCAGGGTGCTCAGCGTCCATGGGCAAACCATGGAGCATTGTGGCGGCCACAGGCACCCTATGGATGTCACCAGCCCTGAAGATGCCccccccagctggcagctgagcGTCCCCCCCCGAGGTGGGTGGCACCCAGGGCACTCACAGACGATGTCCAGGTAGATGGGGTCGCTGGTTTGGTTGTTGACCTCGTTGTGCACGGTGCAGATGTACCAGCCCGTGTGGCTGCGGTTGGCAGGCGTCAGCCGCAGTTCCGCCCTGGAGTCCCCCAGCCCCGCGGGGGTCACTGAGGGACCCCCCCGGggctcctggtgctgccaggaGAAGCTCAGCGGCTCCGTCCCCTCCCGCACGGAGCACGTCAGGGCCACCGCTGccccctccgccgccgccgccgccgtcgGCCGCACGAAGGGCTTGGAGA includes:
- the VSIG10L2 gene encoding V-set and immunoglobulin domain-containing protein 10-like 2, encoding MERGRAPPPPWRGPWILCLLPALAGGQPLAAGEAAYEEWRATGVRGRAVELSCGPAAAAPPAVVFWSFTPQGEGLPRAVAVGSGREVAVAPGARLLGRVTLRNGTLELRELRVFAQGRFLCQGLFPERGRLRVGYAAVLLRVLVPVSKPFVRPTAAAAAEGAAVALTCSVREGTEPLSFSWQHQEPRGGPSVTPAGLGDSRAELRLTPANRSHTGWYICTVHNEVNNQTSDPIYLDIVYGPDEPAIRVEPFSPEQGGFSAGEREDVVLSCLAPSNPPSRYVWLHNGSQVHVGQTYAITAIARAQAGTYTCLAENSHLQTRTQATIVLTVYYPPAGSPSCSALASEDQRDVALRCRWLGGFPLARLRWVGPQEEEEEEEGLMGSSFSMATRIQSGAATRNGSSFSCLASHPALPLGAACGTTLWVPSGSPTCAAAATKGDEYVMLRCRWEGGTPLVTLRWRDAAGRTLGDPAASTAVLVLSTDGSLGGREFVCVAAHPLRAAAAECRLRLGKPDPSPPPVPRRVGTSLPEPSPPCRRVEVPELEAESEVAVLEGGEAQLACRQRGSGAGLGAALAWYDPKEREVTPGPAKYRLEQGEAWVNLTVRDAEWPGDSGIYRCTATNAVGTASLPVRLRVDRYPAPPNVTISKLRYTRARTEVRLEWRTQGAGNLTGFVVQRRQTKKPLREPPSPWETAAGDIEPHSRDRRLGGLDPAVLYAFRVLAVNHRTAGHPSEVQTPAEPPFEAYPAVTGAAVAGMLVATAASLLAVHCLARHRDALPRLHDLLFRTAAPGAQEPVGTAEDAEAAAGGEEEAGPAQRDSSVPGTTPAQGDPSVPSTAAEPLSAAPGTTDDPPVNVTIAVTATP